A genomic segment from Geitlerinema sp. PCC 7407 encodes:
- a CDS encoding nuclear transport factor 2 family protein, producing MTQSLVPQQPVTQPLSAVASQFPVIQQYFDALNGETYPEAASLFEEAGVLRAPFEQPVQGREAIAAYLSQEARGMVLQPDQGTVASTAYGAEITIQGKVQTRLFKVNVAWIFEVVSARSALASVQVKLLASPQELLKLRR from the coding sequence GTGACCCAGTCCCTTGTCCCCCAGCAGCCGGTGACCCAGCCGCTCTCGGCGGTCGCCTCCCAGTTTCCGGTGATCCAGCAGTACTTTGACGCGCTTAATGGGGAAACTTACCCGGAGGCGGCCAGCCTGTTTGAGGAGGCTGGGGTGCTGCGAGCGCCCTTTGAGCAGCCAGTGCAGGGCCGCGAGGCGATCGCCGCCTACCTGAGCCAGGAAGCCCGAGGCATGGTCCTTCAGCCGGATCAGGGAACTGTCGCCTCCACAGCTTACGGCGCTGAAATCACCATCCAGGGCAAGGTTCAAACGCGCCTGTTCAAGGTGAATGTGGCCTGGATCTTTGAGGTGGTCTCTGCCAGGAGCGCCCTAGCCTCAGTCCAGGTCAAGCTCCTCGCCTCGCCCCAGGAGCTGCTGAAGCTGCGCCGTTAG
- the codA gene encoding cytosine deaminase, with translation MTSCDLLLRRCRLLSPAPSVAVEEVEIAIADGKLVAIAPRLDYTASQELDLQGRLVSPPFVESHIHLDSAMTVGEPRWNLSGTLFEGIEIWGERKRHLSAEEIRERAIATLRQQAAQGVLFVRSHVDVSEPSLTALHALLAVREQVQDWITLQLVAFPQDGFYGSPRNVELIEEALRLGTDAVGGIPHYEFTREDGVNSVHRIFELAQKYDRLIDIHCDETDDDQSRFLEVVAACALRSGLGDRVTASHTTAFGSYNNAYATKLLGLVGRSRLNFVANPLINLTLQGRADTYPKRRGLTRVKELWQHGLNVSLGYDCIQDPWYPLGTGNMLDVAHMALHACHMTGTSEIDACYDMVTWNGAKTLHLGDRYGLEVGKPANLIALDARDRFDALGRRPVVTHVISRGRLLVETTPPVTHWHSGPSGGDRPSPSAHENLRIPQ, from the coding sequence ATGACCTCTTGTGATCTGTTGCTGCGCCGCTGTCGCCTGTTATCCCCCGCCCCGTCGGTAGCAGTAGAAGAAGTCGAGATCGCGATCGCCGATGGCAAGCTGGTGGCGATTGCCCCCCGCCTGGACTACACAGCCTCCCAAGAGCTTGACTTGCAGGGACGCTTGGTCAGTCCTCCTTTTGTGGAATCCCACATTCACCTCGACTCGGCGATGACCGTGGGCGAGCCCCGCTGGAACCTCAGCGGCACCCTATTTGAGGGCATCGAGATTTGGGGCGAGCGCAAGCGGCACCTGTCCGCCGAAGAAATCCGAGAGCGGGCGATCGCCACCCTCCGCCAGCAAGCTGCCCAAGGCGTTCTGTTTGTTCGCTCCCACGTGGACGTCAGCGAGCCCAGCCTGACCGCGCTCCACGCGCTGCTGGCCGTGCGCGAGCAAGTCCAGGACTGGATCACCCTGCAACTGGTCGCCTTTCCCCAAGACGGCTTCTACGGCAGTCCGCGCAACGTCGAGCTGATCGAAGAGGCCCTAAGGCTAGGGACCGACGCGGTGGGGGGCATTCCTCACTACGAGTTCACCCGCGAAGACGGCGTCAACTCCGTTCATCGGATCTTTGAGCTGGCCCAAAAATATGATCGCCTGATCGACATCCACTGCGACGAAACCGATGACGATCAGTCCCGATTTCTCGAAGTTGTGGCCGCCTGCGCCCTGCGCTCGGGCCTGGGCGATCGCGTCACCGCCAGCCACACCACCGCCTTTGGCTCCTACAACAACGCCTACGCCACCAAGCTGCTGGGCCTCGTCGGGCGATCGCGCCTCAACTTCGTTGCCAATCCCTTGATCAACCTCACCCTCCAGGGCCGCGCCGACACCTACCCCAAGCGGCGGGGCCTCACTCGGGTCAAGGAGCTCTGGCAGCACGGCCTCAACGTCAGCCTCGGCTATGACTGCATCCAGGACCCCTGGTATCCCCTGGGCACCGGCAACATGCTCGATGTCGCCCACATGGCCCTGCACGCCTGCCACATGACCGGCACCAGCGAGATCGACGCCTGCTATGACATGGTCACCTGGAACGGCGCCAAGACGCTGCATTTGGGCGATCGCTACGGCCTCGAGGTCGGCAAACCCGCCAACCTGATTGCCCTAGACGCCCGCGATCGCTTTGATGCCCTGGGTCGGCGGCCCGTCGTCACCCACGTGATCTCTCGCGGTCGCCTGCTCGTGGAAACCACGCCCCCCGTCACCCACTGGCACAGCGGCCCATCCGGGGGCGATCGCCCCTCGCCTAGCGCCCATGAGAATCTTCGGATTCCACAGTAA
- a CDS encoding carbon dioxide-concentrating mechanism protein CcmK, which produces MPVAVGVIQTIGFPAILAAADAMVKAGRVTLVSYDIAESGHFFIAIRGSISEVKPAMEAGIRAAEEVFGGEVVTHYTVPNPPENLESVLPISYTEEVEMFRL; this is translated from the coding sequence ATGCCCGTTGCCGTTGGCGTCATCCAAACCATCGGCTTCCCAGCCATCCTGGCAGCTGCCGACGCCATGGTGAAAGCCGGACGCGTTACGCTCGTCTCCTACGACATCGCCGAAAGCGGTCACTTTTTTATCGCCATTCGAGGCAGTATCTCCGAGGTCAAGCCCGCCATGGAGGCCGGAATTCGGGCCGCCGAGGAAGTCTTTGGAGGAGAAGTGGTCACCCACTATACCGTCCCCAACCCTCCCGAAAACCTCGAAAGCGTCTTACCGATCAGCTACACCGAAGAAGTCGAAATGTTCCGGCTGTAG
- a CDS encoding carbon dioxide-concentrating mechanism protein CcmK, which translates to MPAAVGAIETKGFPGILAAADAMVKAGRVTLVGYIRVGSARFTVLIRGDVSEVKQAMDAGIDAVEKTFGAALESWVIIPRPHENVVCVLPIDYNEKVEQFRLEVEGISVPRLGSNT; encoded by the coding sequence ATGCCAGCCGCGGTTGGAGCAATTGAAACAAAAGGTTTTCCAGGAATTTTGGCAGCCGCCGACGCCATGGTGAAAGCCGGACGCGTCACGCTGGTTGGGTATATCCGCGTGGGAAGTGCCCGATTCACCGTTCTGATTCGGGGCGATGTCTCCGAAGTCAAGCAAGCCATGGACGCTGGGATTGACGCCGTCGAGAAGACCTTCGGCGCCGCCCTCGAGTCCTGGGTGATCATCCCCCGGCCCCACGAAAACGTGGTCTGCGTCCTGCCCATCGACTACAACGAAAAAGTGGAGCAGTTCCGCCTGGAAGTCGAGGGCATCAGCGTCCCTCGTCTGGGCAGCAACACCTAG
- the hetR gene encoding heterocyst differentiation master regulator HetR, whose translation MTNDIDLIKRLSPSAMDQIMLYLAFSAMRTGGHRHGAFLDAAATAAKCAIYMTYLEQGQNLRMTGHLHHIEPKRVKVIVEEVRQALTEGKLLKMLGSQEPRYLIQFPYVWLEQYPWMPGRPRIPGTSLTSEEKRQIEEKLPSLLPDAQLINSFQFLELIEFLHARSQEDVPAERRLPLSEALAEHIKRRLLYSGTVTRIDSPWGMPFYALTRSSYSPADEEERTFIMVEDTARYFRLMRAWADKEDQVMRVLEELDVPEERIDQALEELDEVIRAWADRYHQPGGQPMVVQMVVGKPDESDLSAADF comes from the coding sequence ATGACCAATGACATCGATCTGATCAAACGCCTCAGCCCTAGCGCAATGGATCAGATCATGCTTTATCTGGCATTCAGCGCAATGCGCACTGGTGGTCATCGCCATGGTGCTTTTTTGGATGCAGCCGCGACGGCGGCCAAGTGCGCCATCTACATGACCTACCTGGAGCAGGGCCAAAACCTCCGCATGACGGGGCATCTGCACCACATCGAGCCTAAACGGGTCAAGGTCATTGTTGAGGAAGTTCGGCAGGCCCTGACGGAAGGCAAACTCCTAAAGATGCTGGGCTCCCAGGAGCCGCGCTATTTGATTCAGTTTCCCTATGTGTGGCTAGAGCAGTACCCCTGGATGCCGGGACGTCCCCGGATTCCGGGCACCAGCCTCACCTCCGAAGAAAAGCGGCAAATCGAGGAAAAGCTGCCCTCGCTGCTGCCGGATGCTCAGCTCATTAACTCGTTCCAGTTTTTGGAGCTGATTGAGTTTTTGCACGCGCGATCGCAGGAAGATGTGCCAGCGGAGCGCCGTCTGCCGCTCAGTGAGGCCCTTGCCGAGCATATCAAGCGGCGGCTGCTGTACTCGGGTACCGTGACCCGGATTGATTCGCCTTGGGGCATGCCTTTCTACGCGCTGACGCGCTCCTCCTACTCTCCGGCTGACGAAGAAGAGCGCACGTTCATCATGGTCGAGGATACGGCGCGCTATTTTCGGCTGATGCGGGCCTGGGCGGATAAAGAAGACCAGGTGATGCGGGTGCTAGAAGAGCTGGATGTCCCAGAGGAGCGGATCGATCAGGCGCTAGAAGAGCTCGATGAGGTGATTCGGGCCTGGGCCGATCGCTATCATCAGCCTGGTGGTCAGCCGATGGTGGTCCAGATGGTGGTGGGCAAGCCGGATGAGTCGGACTTGAGTGCTGCGGATTTCTAA
- a CDS encoding RNA-guided endonuclease TnpB family protein, translated as MRTAYQYRLRPTSSQVALMSEWLELLRRQYNYRLGERFSWYEQNRCDINACPLICHLPELRENPDFYSQKRDLVNSKALFPEYQQIHSQVLQDCIGRVKKTFDRWLKGDCNGKRSGKPRFKGVNRYRSFTFPQVKQDCIQGKQINLPKIGWVKLIQHRPLPEGFKIKTATVSYKVDGWYVTLSLEDSSIPVLTPDIPNTENTTGIDLGLKSFLVDDSGKEEPIPQHYRKAEKRLKRLQRSLSRKKKGSNRRKKAVKRVAKAHLKVSNQRKDFHHKVANKLLSKGKHVAHEKLNIRGIARTRLAKSTQDAGWGQFLQILAIKAERAGLWTIAVNPSGTSQNCSGCGVKVPKTLQDRVHACPECGLTIDRDHDAAINIKYLAVGHSVNKAQETPDGLPGVTEKPTPDTSVSV; from the coding sequence ATGAGAACTGCCTACCAGTACCGATTGCGTCCAACCTCCAGTCAAGTCGCCTTGATGAGCGAATGGCTGGAACTCTTGCGCAGACAGTACAACTACCGTCTCGGTGAGCGGTTCTCTTGGTACGAGCAAAACCGCTGTGATATCAACGCTTGCCCGCTAATTTGCCACTTGCCAGAACTGCGAGAGAATCCCGACTTCTACTCCCAAAAACGAGACCTGGTGAACTCCAAAGCTCTGTTTCCGGAGTACCAGCAGATTCATTCTCAAGTGCTGCAAGACTGCATTGGCCGGGTGAAGAAGACCTTTGACCGCTGGCTCAAAGGAGACTGCAACGGCAAGCGAAGCGGCAAGCCTCGGTTTAAGGGAGTAAACCGATATCGCTCATTTACTTTCCCGCAAGTTAAACAGGACTGTATCCAAGGCAAACAGATCAACCTGCCCAAGATTGGCTGGGTGAAGCTGATCCAGCATCGCCCCTTACCAGAAGGGTTCAAGATCAAGACCGCCACCGTCAGCTACAAAGTCGATGGCTGGTACGTGACTCTCAGCCTAGAGGATTCATCAATCCCCGTTCTCACTCCCGACATCCCCAATACTGAGAACACGACTGGAATTGATCTGGGCTTGAAGTCGTTCCTAGTGGACGACTCAGGGAAAGAGGAACCCATCCCCCAGCACTACCGAAAAGCTGAAAAGCGTCTGAAGCGGTTGCAGCGCAGTCTATCGAGAAAGAAGAAGGGGTCGAATCGCCGGAAGAAGGCGGTTAAACGCGTTGCCAAGGCGCATCTAAAAGTCTCGAATCAGCGCAAGGACTTTCACCACAAAGTCGCAAACAAGCTTTTATCCAAAGGGAAGCATGTCGCCCATGAAAAGCTGAATATTCGAGGTATTGCGAGAACGCGACTCGCAAAATCGACCCAGGATGCTGGCTGGGGCCAGTTCCTACAAATTCTGGCAATCAAGGCTGAAAGAGCCGGGTTGTGGACGATTGCGGTGAATCCCAGCGGTACGTCTCAGAACTGCTCTGGTTGCGGGGTCAAGGTGCCAAAAACACTTCAGGACAGGGTTCACGCCTGTCCTGAGTGCGGGCTGACGATTGACCGTGACCACGATGCAGCGATCAACATCAAGTATTTGGCGGTAGGGCATTCCGTCAATAAAGCTCAGGAAACGCCCGATGGGTTGCCAGGGGTCACTGAGAAGCCGACACCGGATACGTCAGTATCGGTGTAG
- a CDS encoding ATP-dependent 6-phosphofructokinase yields the protein METLKRIGILTSGGDCAGLNAAIRAVVHRATGTYGWQVLGIRQATQGLMCRPPAAQILEPALVDHLLTAGGTMLGTTNKGNPFAFPMPDGTLGDRSQDIIDGYRELGLDAFIGIGGDGSLAILQRIARQGGLNFVAIPKTIDNDVGITERSIGFDTAVNIATEAIDRLHFTAASHNRVMIVEVMGRDAGHIAVSAGIAGGADIILIPEIPYTLDNIAQAIRLQQERGKKYAIVVVAEAVRTETNQPVVCTDPAGQCRFGGIGQYLSEQLCRVTGAETRVTVLGHTQRGGTPSPLDRLLATAFGVAAVDLIAEGRFDHMVTWQQRQVIGVPISEAISRYCAVEPDGTLVKTARGVGICFGDEIPDDRSAEVVAESVA from the coding sequence ATGGAAACACTAAAGCGCATCGGTATTCTCACCAGTGGCGGTGACTGCGCTGGCCTCAATGCCGCCATTCGAGCGGTGGTGCATCGCGCCACCGGCACCTACGGCTGGCAAGTGCTGGGGATTCGTCAGGCCACCCAGGGCCTGATGTGCCGCCCGCCAGCGGCCCAGATTTTGGAACCGGCTCTGGTCGATCATTTGCTGACGGCTGGAGGCACGATGCTGGGGACCACCAACAAGGGCAATCCGTTTGCTTTTCCGATGCCCGACGGCACCTTGGGCGATCGCTCCCAGGACATCATCGACGGCTACCGCGAGCTCGGCCTAGACGCCTTCATCGGCATTGGCGGGGACGGTAGCTTGGCCATTTTGCAGCGGATCGCTCGCCAGGGCGGCCTCAACTTCGTAGCCATCCCCAAGACCATTGACAACGATGTGGGCATCACCGAGCGGTCCATCGGCTTTGACACGGCGGTGAATATTGCCACCGAAGCGATCGATCGCCTCCACTTCACCGCCGCCAGCCACAACCGCGTGATGATCGTCGAGGTCATGGGCCGCGACGCTGGCCACATCGCGGTCAGCGCAGGCATCGCCGGGGGCGCAGACATCATCTTGATTCCCGAGATTCCCTACACCCTCGACAACATCGCCCAGGCTATTCGGCTCCAGCAGGAGCGCGGCAAGAAATACGCCATCGTCGTGGTGGCGGAGGCGGTGCGCACCGAAACCAACCAGCCGGTGGTCTGCACCGATCCGGCGGGCCAGTGTCGCTTTGGCGGCATCGGCCAGTACCTCTCAGAGCAGCTCTGTCGCGTCACGGGCGCCGAAACGCGGGTGACGGTCCTGGGCCATACCCAGCGAGGCGGCACGCCGTCTCCCCTCGATCGGCTGCTGGCGACGGCCTTTGGGGTGGCGGCGGTGGATCTGATCGCCGAGGGGCGGTTTGACCACATGGTGACGTGGCAGCAGCGCCAGGTTATCGGGGTGCCGATCTCCGAGGCGATCTCGCGCTACTGCGCCGTCGAGCCCGACGGCACGCTGGTGAAGACGGCGCGGGGCGTGGGAATTTGCTTTGGGGATGAGATCCCGGACGATCGCTCTGCCGAAGTGGTCGCCGAGTCTGTCGCGTGA
- the era gene encoding GTPase Era gives MTEHENEFLGLGESMIPMAPEGFRAGFVGLVGRPNVGKSTLMNQMVGQKIAITSPVAQTTRNRLRGILTTPQAQMIFVDTPGIHKPHHRLGEVLVQNAQIAIQSVDVLLFVVDGSVAAGSGDRYIEELIAQKGQGVTVIVGLNKIDQQPSESEAIDHSYYSLAQAHGWPIVKFSALTGQGLDKLQELLINHLEPGPYYYPPDLVTDQPERFIMGELIREQILLHTREEVPHSVAIAIDMVTEEDALTRVLATIHVERPSQKGIVIGKGGAMLKTIGSAARQQIQKLIEGKVYLELFVKVQPKWRQSRLRLSELGYRVEE, from the coding sequence ATGACAGAGCATGAGAATGAGTTTTTGGGCCTAGGAGAATCGATGATTCCCATGGCTCCCGAAGGGTTTCGGGCCGGTTTCGTCGGATTGGTGGGACGTCCAAATGTGGGGAAGTCAACGCTGATGAACCAAATGGTGGGTCAAAAAATTGCCATCACCTCCCCCGTTGCTCAAACAACGCGCAATCGACTGCGGGGCATTTTGACGACGCCCCAGGCCCAGATGATTTTTGTGGACACACCGGGAATTCATAAACCCCACCATCGGCTGGGAGAAGTGCTGGTGCAAAATGCCCAAATTGCCATCCAGTCTGTCGATGTCCTGTTGTTTGTGGTTGATGGCTCCGTGGCGGCAGGCAGCGGCGATCGCTACATCGAAGAGTTGATCGCCCAGAAAGGACAAGGGGTAACGGTGATCGTTGGACTCAACAAGATTGACCAGCAGCCATCAGAAAGTGAAGCGATTGATCACTCTTATTATTCCCTTGCCCAGGCCCACGGTTGGCCCATCGTGAAATTTTCAGCCCTAACGGGTCAAGGCCTCGATAAGCTTCAAGAATTATTAATCAATCACCTAGAGCCCGGGCCTTACTACTACCCGCCGGACCTCGTCACCGACCAGCCCGAGCGCTTCATCATGGGAGAGCTGATTCGCGAGCAGATTCTGCTGCACACCCGCGAAGAGGTGCCCCACTCGGTGGCGATCGCCATTGATATGGTGACCGAAGAAGATGCCCTAACCCGCGTGCTGGCCACCATTCACGTCGAGCGTCCCTCCCAAAAGGGCATCGTCATCGGCAAAGGCGGCGCCATGCTCAAAACCATCGGCTCGGCGGCCCGCCAGCAAATTCAGAAGCTGATCGAAGGCAAGGTCTATCTGGAGCTGTTCGTCAAAGTGCAGCCCAAATGGCGGCAATCGCGGCTGCGCCTCTCAGAACTGGGCTACCGGGTCGAAGAATAG
- a CDS encoding carbonic anhydrase produces MEKLIKGLQDFRLGYFTAHQALFEELSQGQNPRVLFITCSDSRVDPNLITQAQPGELFVIRNAGNIVPPFGAANGGEGAAIEYAVHHLDIDQVIICGHSHCGAMKGLLKVEALKASMPLVYDWLKHTEATRVLLNENYSHLSGEELLEVAIAENLLTQVENLRTYPSIRSKIHQGRLTIATWIYHIETGEVLAYDPASHGFVPPRSSIGDVAAQERLPHAIPTTVSFSTPPSPSRSARLSPDQWERIYRGSGTR; encoded by the coding sequence ATGGAAAAACTCATTAAAGGGCTGCAAGATTTCCGGCTCGGATATTTCACAGCCCATCAGGCACTGTTCGAAGAGCTCTCCCAAGGGCAAAACCCCCGGGTCCTGTTCATCACCTGCTCGGACTCGCGGGTCGACCCGAACCTGATCACCCAGGCCCAGCCCGGAGAACTCTTCGTGATCCGCAACGCCGGGAATATCGTGCCTCCTTTCGGAGCCGCCAACGGGGGAGAGGGAGCCGCCATCGAGTATGCCGTGCATCACCTCGACATTGATCAAGTGATCATCTGCGGCCACTCCCACTGCGGCGCGATGAAAGGCCTGCTGAAGGTGGAGGCGCTCAAGGCAAGCATGCCCCTGGTTTACGACTGGCTGAAGCACACCGAGGCCACGCGGGTCCTACTAAACGAAAACTACAGCCACCTGTCGGGCGAAGAGCTGCTGGAGGTGGCGATCGCCGAGAACCTCCTCACCCAGGTTGAGAACCTGCGGACCTACCCCTCCATTCGCTCCAAGATCCACCAGGGACGACTCACGATCGCCACCTGGATCTACCACATCGAAACCGGCGAGGTCCTGGCCTACGACCCAGCCAGCCATGGCTTTGTGCCGCCCCGCAGCAGCATTGGAGATGTCGCCGCCCAGGAGCGTCTCCCCCATGCGATCCCCACCACCGTCTCTTTCTCGACGCCTCCGAGCCCCAGCCGCTCGGCCCGCCTCTCTCCCGATCAGTGGGAACGCATCTATCGGGGCTCAGGAACCCGCTAG
- a CDS encoding glycosyltransferase, which produces MIQGHRPRICISLLGSLAEGRSPHWSRTAPILPYLAEDFDLTVLWDVQPERTWSDRSFHSDRTLFSGEPKGAKNAAAKAKASFQRARLEAKYRRQLQQFANQNSEQFDLIVERDWLWRGLVAEAFQAIQCPTLAEVHQGVESASIVPLARSSKILDWFKARHQPQSQNPLPAKGWESATGILVSSVQARRAVQKQDPLTASKPIHVVSDGVDFDSFKVRDRLSCRLDLGLPESTYVLTYVSQLDDFQEAAPLIEALGRSRPAQAVLHVVGDGAARPALEKLAQDYGSAVVFHGELPAADAARYMAAADLCLAPQSADAGWPTASQTLREALACGRPVVSTPEDVLAPDLEARGWGWPVENSVAAYSRFFCALPSRDRLHAMADRLEDNVRRGQLQAQGILLSWREVAEQYKRIFWDSLLPAASKFASGQEAVCAGFPGRRSASVRRSA; this is translated from the coding sequence ATGATCCAAGGGCATAGGCCTCGCATTTGTATTTCTCTGTTGGGCAGCTTGGCTGAAGGGCGATCGCCCCACTGGTCTCGAACCGCGCCGATTTTGCCCTACCTGGCCGAGGACTTTGATCTGACGGTGCTGTGGGATGTTCAGCCAGAGCGAACCTGGAGCGATCGCTCGTTTCATAGCGATCGCACGCTCTTCTCAGGCGAGCCCAAGGGGGCAAAAAACGCCGCTGCTAAGGCCAAAGCATCCTTTCAAAGGGCCAGACTTGAGGCAAAGTATCGTCGCCAGCTTCAGCAGTTTGCCAACCAAAATTCTGAGCAGTTTGACCTCATTGTGGAGCGAGACTGGCTCTGGCGCGGGCTAGTGGCTGAGGCTTTCCAAGCGATCCAGTGTCCCACTCTCGCTGAGGTTCATCAGGGCGTCGAGAGCGCTTCTATCGTCCCGCTAGCCCGTTCTAGCAAAATTCTCGACTGGTTCAAGGCGCGGCATCAGCCCCAATCCCAGAACCCGCTACCAGCGAAGGGTTGGGAGTCAGCAACGGGGATTTTGGTGTCGTCGGTGCAGGCGCGGCGGGCTGTGCAGAAACAGGACCCATTGACCGCTTCAAAACCTATTCACGTTGTCTCAGATGGGGTGGACTTTGACAGTTTCAAGGTGCGCGATCGCCTTTCGTGTCGGCTTGATCTCGGTCTCCCGGAAAGCACGTACGTCCTTACGTACGTTAGCCAGCTTGACGACTTCCAGGAAGCGGCTCCTCTGATCGAAGCTCTGGGGCGATCGCGGCCCGCCCAGGCGGTGCTGCACGTGGTGGGAGACGGCGCAGCCCGCCCAGCCCTGGAGAAACTGGCCCAGGACTATGGGTCCGCCGTGGTGTTTCACGGGGAACTGCCAGCCGCCGATGCCGCTCGCTACATGGCCGCCGCCGATCTGTGCCTCGCGCCCCAGAGCGCCGACGCTGGCTGGCCGACGGCTAGCCAGACGCTGCGGGAGGCGCTGGCGTGCGGTCGGCCCGTGGTCAGCACCCCCGAGGATGTGCTGGCGCCGGACCTGGAGGCCCGAGGATGGGGCTGGCCGGTGGAAAACAGCGTGGCGGCCTACAGCCGATTTTTCTGCGCGCTGCCGAGCCGCGATCGCCTCCACGCCATGGCCGATCGCCTGGAAGACAACGTGCGCCGGGGCCAGCTCCAAGCTCAGGGAATTTTGCTGAGCTGGCGGGAGGTGGCAGAGCAATACAAGCGGATTTTTTGGGACAGTTTGCTGCCCGCCGCCAGCAAATTCGCCAGTGGCCAGGAAGCCGTCTGCGCAGGGTTCCCAGGGCGCAGATCGGCCTCGGTAAGGCGATCAGCGTAG
- the aroB gene encoding 3-dehydroquinate synthase, with product MKSVITVPLPQRAYNIVIAPGGLDYLGAWMTGEAEAAAPLKLGKKVLLVSNPVVFGHYGQRAIASLEQAGFEVAHHLVPDGEQHKTLETLQTIYDAALAHRLERSSCLVALGGGVIGDMTGFAAATWMRGLAVVQVPTTLLAMVDASIGGKTGVNHPQGKNLIGAFHQPSLVLIDPQVLRSLPVREFRAAMAEVIKYGVIWDQGLFEALEACDRLDAIEHLSDDLLQMILTHSAQAKADVVAQDEREGNLRAILNYGHTVGHAVESLTGYTQVNHGEAVAIGMVAAGEVAVRLGWWSQDACDRQQRLIEKAGLPTRLPAELDLDAVLESLTADKKVKAGKVRFALPQGLGKAEITDQVTREVLRPVLEALR from the coding sequence ATGAAATCTGTCATTACGGTTCCCTTGCCCCAGCGGGCTTACAACATTGTGATTGCGCCCGGCGGCCTCGACTACCTGGGGGCCTGGATGACGGGCGAAGCAGAGGCGGCGGCCCCCCTCAAGCTGGGCAAAAAAGTCCTGCTCGTGTCCAATCCGGTCGTGTTTGGCCACTACGGTCAGCGGGCGATCGCCTCCCTGGAGCAGGCTGGCTTCGAGGTGGCCCATCACCTGGTGCCCGACGGCGAGCAGCACAAGACCCTTGAAACCCTCCAGACGATTTATGATGCGGCCTTGGCCCACCGCCTGGAGCGCTCTTCCTGCTTGGTGGCCCTGGGGGGTGGCGTGATTGGGGATATGACAGGCTTTGCGGCGGCGACCTGGATGCGCGGACTGGCCGTGGTGCAGGTGCCCACCACCCTGCTGGCCATGGTGGATGCCTCCATCGGCGGCAAAACCGGCGTGAACCATCCCCAGGGCAAAAACCTGATTGGTGCGTTTCATCAGCCCAGCCTGGTGCTGATCGATCCCCAGGTGCTGCGATCGCTGCCGGTGCGAGAGTTTCGGGCGGCCATGGCCGAAGTGATCAAGTACGGCGTGATTTGGGATCAGGGCCTGTTTGAGGCCCTCGAAGCCTGCGATCGCCTTGATGCCATCGAGCACCTGAGCGACGATCTGCTGCAAATGATCTTGACCCACTCCGCCCAGGCCAAGGCAGACGTGGTCGCCCAGGACGAGCGGGAGGGCAACCTGCGGGCCATTCTCAACTATGGCCACACGGTGGGCCACGCCGTCGAGAGCCTGACCGGCTACACCCAGGTCAACCACGGCGAAGCCGTCGCTATCGGCATGGTGGCCGCTGGGGAAGTGGCGGTCCGCCTGGGCTGGTGGTCTCAGGACGCGTGCGATCGCCAGCAGCGCCTGATCGAAAAAGCGGGCCTGCCGACCCGATTGCCCGCCGAGCTCGACCTGGACGCCGTGCTGGAGTCCTTGACCGCCGACAAAAAAGTCAAAGCTGGTAAAGTGCGGTTCGCGCTGCCCCAGGGCCTCGGCAAAGCCGAGATCACCGACCAGGTCACCCGCGAGGTCCTGCGGCCCGTCCTCGAAGCGCTACGCTGA
- a CDS encoding cytochrome b6-f complex subunit PetL: MSGIITYFLFFGAMIGVAVTLFFGLRAVKLI; encoded by the coding sequence ATGTCCGGAATTATCACCTACTTCCTGTTCTTCGGCGCCATGATCGGTGTGGCCGTGACCCTGTTCTTTGGCCTGCGCGCTGTCAAGCTGATCTAG